In Dromiciops gliroides isolate mDroGli1 chromosome 4, mDroGli1.pri, whole genome shotgun sequence, one DNA window encodes the following:
- the LOC122754178 gene encoding glutathione S-transferase Mu 1-like → MILAYWEIRGLAHPIRLLLEYTGTPYKELLYDCEKSFDYDKNEWVKDRYTLGLDFPNLPYLIDGKTKITQSNAILRYIGRKHRMCGDTEEEKVRVDILESQAMDFRMQLVRVCHDPNFETMRLIYLQHLPKTLQLFSHFLGKRRWFAGKKMTFVDFSMYDILDLNRKFVPTCLDAFPNLQEFLTRFEGLRKISAYMNSPRYLPKPVFLKMAKWGTQ, encoded by the exons ATGATCCTGGCATATTGGGAAATTCGGGGG cTTGCCCATCCAATTCGTTTGTTGCTGGAATATACAGGGACCCCATATAAGGAGCTGCTCTATGACTGTGAGAAAT CCTTTGATTATGATAAAAACGAATGGGTTAAAGACAGATACACCCTTGGCCTCGACTTTCCCAAT CTACCCTACCTGATTGATGGGAAGACCAAGATCACCCAGAGCAATGCCATCTTACGCTACATTGGACGCAAGCACAGGATGt GTGGAGATACTGAGGAAGAGAAGGTGCGGGTGGACATTTTGGAGAGTCAAGCCATGGATTTCCGAATGCAGCTGGTGAGAGTCTGCCATGACCCAAACTTT GAAACCATGAGACTCATCTACCTACAGCACCTACCTAAAACTCTACAGCTCTTCTCCCATTTCCTGGGCAAAAGGAGGTGGTTTGCTGGAAAGAAG ATGACTTTTGTGGATTTCTCCATGTACGACATTCTTGACCTGAACCGCAAGTTTGTACCCACGTGCCTGGACGCTTTCCCAAACCTGCAGGAATTCCTCACTCGCTTTGAG gGCCTAAGGAAGATCTCGGCCTACATGAACTCTCCACGCTATCTCCCCAAACCAGTGTTTCTGAAGATGGCCAAGTGGGGCACTCAGTAG